In Chryseobacterium scophthalmum, the genomic stretch TGGCCGTCAACATATCGATTGGCGGGCTTAAATACAGTAAAGGATTATGAAGTTGTATATAAAATATATGGTTAGCCTGCGCTGCAAAATGGTGGTTCATCAGGAACTTGAAAAACTGAATATCAGAAACGCTGTAGTAGATCTCGGATTGGTAGAAATATTGGATGATATCACTAATGAACAGCGACAATTGCTAAAGGAAAATCTCCTCAAAACAGGACTTGAATTACTGAATGACAAAAAAAGCATTCTGATTGAAAAAATAAAAAATGCAGTCACAGAAATGATTCATTATTCAGAATCTCTTCCGGAAGTAAATTTCTCAGATTATATCAGTGAAAAGCTCGGTTATGACTACACTTACCTTGCCAATACCTTTTCTGAAGTAAAAGGAATGACTTTGCAGCAATTTATAATTATTAATAAAGTA encodes the following:
- a CDS encoding helix-turn-helix domain-containing protein; the protein is MKLYIKYMVSLRCKMVVHQELEKLNIRNAVVDLGLVEILDDITNEQRQLLKENLLKTGLELLNDKKSILIEKIKNAVTEMIHYSESLPEVNFSDYISEKLGYDYTYLANTFSEVKGMTLQQFIIINKVEKVKELLLYDELNLTEISYILNYSSVAHLSNQFKKITGLSPSFYKQLKKKRLKNLEDL